The following are encoded together in the Streptosporangiales bacterium genome:
- a CDS encoding CPBP family intramembrane metalloprotease — protein sequence MVTDRAARRGIVVEVVLVFTVTLGLSGFRALLSLVDALTKPERLSEQTAALNTSRTAQSLLDLGFQLAGFLQLAAWGGLAVYLLWRSGVLPRVIGLDRTRPLRDVLGGVVLTACIGVPGLGLYFGARALDLNLTVVPTTLDDHWWRVPMLILAAAGNAWAEEVLVVGYLGTRLRQLGWGENTSLLASAVLRGSYHLYQGFGGFVGNVVMGLVFGRLWQRTNRLWLLVVTHTLLDVLSFVGYALLRGHVSWLPG from the coding sequence ATCGTCACCGACCGCGCCGCGCGCCGCGGCATCGTCGTCGAGGTCGTGCTCGTCTTCACGGTGACACTCGGCCTGTCCGGCTTCCGCGCGCTGCTGTCCCTCGTCGACGCCCTGACCAAGCCGGAGCGGCTCAGCGAGCAGACCGCGGCGCTCAACACGTCGCGCACCGCGCAGTCGCTGCTCGACCTCGGTTTCCAGCTGGCCGGTTTCCTCCAACTGGCGGCATGGGGCGGTCTGGCCGTGTACCTGCTGTGGCGCAGCGGCGTCCTGCCACGCGTGATCGGACTCGACCGCACCCGCCCCCTGCGTGACGTGCTCGGCGGGGTCGTGCTCACGGCATGCATCGGCGTTCCCGGGCTCGGCCTGTACTTCGGCGCCAGGGCACTCGACCTCAACCTCACGGTCGTCCCGACCACACTCGACGACCACTGGTGGCGGGTGCCGATGCTGATCCTCGCGGCCGCCGGCAACGCCTGGGCGGAGGAGGTGCTCGTCGTCGGCTACCTCGGCACGCGGCTGCGTCAGCTCGGCTGGGGCGAGAACACGTCGCTGCTCGCGTCGGCCGTCCTGCGCGGGTCGTACCACCTGTACCAGGGCTTCGGCGGCTTCGTCGGCAACGTCGTCATGGGCCTGGTCTTCGGCCGGCTATGGCAGCGCACCAACCGGTTATGGCTGCTCGTGGTCACCCACACCCTGCTCGACGTGCTCTCCTTCGTGGGGTACGCGCTGCTGCGCGGCCACGTGTCCTGGCTGCCCGGCTGA